The sequence below is a genomic window from bacterium.
ATCGAGGGAGAGCGCCTCTCCGAGCGCGGCGAGTGCTCGTCCATATAGCCCCTCGCTCCTGTAGTTCACGCCCAGGCACCAGTATGCCAGTTTTTCCTGGGGGTATTTCGAGACCAGTTGTTCGAGCAGCCGCGCTTCCTTTTCGCGATCGTTCTCGATCAACCGGGCGTGACTGGATTCGATGTAGAGTCGCTCCTTGTCCGACGCCCGTTCCGCAAGGTTCATGGCCCTGCTTATGGCCTCGCGAGACTCGGAGCTCCCGCGCAGGGCCCAGGCGAGATAGAGATGGGCTACGGCGAAATCACCATCGATGGCAACGGCGGCCCTCAGGTCGCGAATGGCCTGGTCGTCGTAGTATTTCAGGTAGGCGTCCCTGCCCTTCTGGAACTCCCGGTAGGCAGCGAAGGACCGCGTCGTGACGTCCGCGATCCCGGGCAGCGTTTCCGCTTCGCCGGCTTCCGGGCGAGGGATCCCGCGCACGATTTGACTGGTCAACTCGTCGATCTGTTTCTCCAGGATGCTGGCCGGTCCCCGCCCCCTCGAGCTCGCGCTTTCGAGCAATGCCTTGGTGGCCACGTCGAGAACCTTGATATCCGTCGCGAAGACATCGCCGGCGCTGGTGACGCTGCCGGTGACGAGGACCTGTACGTCGTCCATGCGGCAGACCTCGAAACCCAGCGAGCTGTCGATGGCCTCGACCTCTCCCCGTTCCATGCGCGCGAGAAGGTCCTGCATGCGCTCCCACGTCATCACGCGAAAACTCCGGGACTGCTCCAGGGACGTGATGAGCAGATTGGGTATGGCCTCTTTCAGGTAATCGTAAGCCGCATCTCCGGTCCGGTTCTCGAAGCCGATGACCGCAATGGGCATGACGTTCACCGGTGATGAGCGTCGGTGAAGGGGCGGCCAGAAGGCGATAATTCCAAGCAGCAGGGCGACGGCGACAGCAGCCCCCGCGACCGGACCGATCCTGCGCTTCCGCGCCGCTTTCCCGCCGCCGGACAGCAGCGAATGTCGGCTTTCCCGTGTCCCGGGCTTGCCGTCCAGCCCGGTCAGGTCGGCAAGGATCTCGTCCGCATCTTGATAACGTTCGCCCGCATTCTTCCGCAGTGCCTTGCAGGCGATCGATTCCAGCAGCGGGGGGACGACGTCCCGGTGCGAGGACAGCAGCCCGGCGTCTTCGTTGATGATGGCGTACATCGTCGCAGCGGCCGAGACACTCTGGAAGGGCAGTATCCCCGTCACCATTTCGTACAGCACGACACCCAGCGACCAGAGGTCGGATCGAGTGTCGATCACACCGCCTTGCACCTGTTCCGGAGACATGTAGGCCAAGGTCCCGAACGTCCCGCCGGTCCTGGTCAACTGGGTGTTGTCGAGCAGCTTCGCCACACCGAAATCCACGAGCTTGACCATGCCGTCCGTCGTCAGGAATATGTTGGCCGGTTTGATGTCCCTGTGGACGATGTTCTGCGCATGCGCCTTGGCCAACCCGCGGGCGACCTGTTGCACCATGTCGACGCTCTCGTCCAGCGTCAGCGGACCTCTCGCGATCCGCTCCTTGAGGCTTTCTCCCTCGTAGTGGGCCATCACTATGAATAGACGGCCATCAGCGGTCTCGTCCACCTCGTGAATGGTGCAGATGTTCGGGTGGTCGATGGCGGAGGCCGCCTTGGCTTCGCGGATGAAGCGGGCCTTGGCTTCGGGATCATGGGTGAACTCGGGAGCGATGAACTTCAGGGCGACGGTCCGGTCAAGTTTTGCATCCTTCGCCCTGTAGACCTCGCCCATTCCACCTTGGCCAAGTTTCTCGACAATCCGGTAATGGGATACCGTTTGGCCTATCATCTCGCCCCCCGGCGGGCTTCGGGTTCACCTCAACAGCACGATCTTCGCCGACTGCGCCCCCTCCTCCGTCTCCAGCCGGACCAGGTACGCGCCCGATGCCACGGCGCGTCCTGCGTGGTCGCGCCCGTCCCAGAACACGGAGTGCCCGCCCGCCGGATACGGCCGGCCGGCCAGGATCGCCACGCGGCGGC
It includes:
- a CDS encoding protein kinase, coding for MGEVYRAKDAKLDRTVALKFIAPEFTHDPEAKARFIREAKAASAIDHPNICTIHEVDETADGRLFIVMAHYEGESLKERIARGPLTLDESVDMVQQVARGLAKAHAQNIVHRDIKPANIFLTTDGMVKLVDFGVAKLLDNTQLTRTGGTFGTLAYMSPEQVQGGVIDTRSDLWSLGVVLYEMVTGILPFQSVSAAATMYAIINEDAGLLSSHRDVVPPLLESIACKALRKNAGERYQDADEILADLTGLDGKPGTRESRHSLLSGGGKAARKRRIGPVAGAAVAVALLLGIIAFWPPLHRRSSPVNVMPIAVIGFENRTGDAAYDYLKEAIPNLLITSLEQSRSFRVMTWERMQDLLARMERGEVEAIDSSLGFEVCRMDDVQVLVTGSVTSAGDVFATDIKVLDVATKALLESASSRGRGPASILEKQIDELTSQIVRGIPRPEAGEAETLPGIADVTTRSFAAYREFQKGRDAYLKYYDDQAIRDLRAAVAIDGDFAVAHLYLAWALRGSSESREAISRAMNLAERASDKERLYIESSHARLIENDREKEARLLEQLVSKYPQEKLAYWCLGVNYRSEGLYGRALAALGEALSLDPGYAPALNSIAYAYADSNDFERAFAYFERYATMTPLDANPYDSMADIHVRMGDLDVALGKYEQAIALRPDFFASHAKIWYLHGLNENYDRALQSLDRFINSTSTPAIKGHGFKWRGFCDFWLGKRDTCLYELRLSADLAPDEVAKSLTDYILGWVYLHLGEIETGRRYCDSAIEVFNRGATPGRRALHGTLQAYFHGLSFLQADDTAAARTCLEQLEARLAEVEPVYSPTLEHCARCLRAEVMLAEGDPERAAAIFRTARRYALDHIHDVTIVPLNLSRQDVAARAYLASGDTAQAIAEYERLVSANANERGRLFVEPRDHYRLGVLYQDAGRLAEAAAEFGKFVEIWKDARPMPADMVDAGNRLEGMKRIPAG